The genomic interval GGGCGACAAGGCTTACCAAAAAATGGCGGGCCGCTTTGCCAAAGCACCTGCTTACCAAGCCGCCCTCGACTTGGTGTTCAAAGGCAAAGAGCAGCCCAGCGGCTACACCGAGCCTTTGCTGCACGCATGGCGCTTGAAAGTGAAGGCGGGCCACGCCTAAAGTGAAGGCCGGTCAAGCCTAATCACTGCTGCATGAAGCAAAAGAAAACGGCTCCCTCGGGAGCCGTTTTTCATGGGTGCTGCGAACTATGATTGAGTGATTCCATTTTGCGATTGAGAGCCTGCCATGACACACCCTTTGATTAGCACCACACTTCGTTTTGCTTTGCGCACCGTGATTGGTTTGGTGTTGACCGTGCTGATTGCCGTGGGAGTGTACTTGCTGTTCTCGTACCACTTCACTTACTCCAAGGGCGAGAGCGTGGGTTTTGTGCAAAAGCTCTCTTACAAAGGCTGGATCTGCAAAACATGGGAAGGCGAACAAATTCGGGCTTTAGCCACCCTCCCCGCCATTCCAGAAAAGTTTGCCTTCACCGTGCGTGATGATGCGGTGGCTGACCAAATCAACAAACACATTGGTCAAAAAGTAGTGGTGGAGTATGAGCAACACAAAGGCTTGCCGACCTGCTTTGGCGAGACCGAATACTTCATCACCAAAGTCACGCCGGCGCCTGGCGAATAAGGCGTATCAAGCCGCGTTTAAGACGCGGGTGGTCGCGCAGGCAGCGGGTACACCAACTGCTGCAAGTGCCGCACGTTCTTGTTCACCTGCACCCACCATTTGCTGAACGAATCCATCGGCTTGTCGAGGTGACGGAACAGGCGTGGCGCAGGTCGCAATTGCACATGACCTGCAGCAAGGTCTGGCAAACACAGATGCGCCACGGTTTGCACACTTTGCGCATGGGCCAATGCGGCCAACACCTCGTCAGCAGAACCAAACCAACGGTGCGGCGTAAGTGCCGTCATGCGTTCACCCACAAAGTGCCAACGCAAAGCATTCCATGGATGCGCTTGTGTGTGCTCTGCAAATGCCACGGCCACGCACACCACATCCGCAGGTAAGTCCTTTGGCAAATCAGCCAGCACCCACGGATGCACCAGCCACACATGTTGGCCTGCCACATCGCTTGCCACAGGTTTTGTAAACCCTAAATCAGCAGGTGGTTCGGAGAACACCGCTGGCTCATCCCAAGCCAATTCGTTTTTACGCACTTGCGCCACAGTGGCCGAGCTACGGGCCAAGATGTCCATCAGCTCGTAGCTCACGTCAATCGATGTGGCGCGGCTGTGCCAAATTTCAGGGGCAAACTTCTCTACCGTGTCGGCATTGAACAAATAAGGTTTGCTGCTTCCCGTCGCTGCCACCCATTGCCACCCCAAATAGTTGCTGGCCACATCGCCATCCAACAAATGGCTGTACATCCAATCGGCGGCCACGCGCCAATGCACTTTGCGCAAATGCACGATGTAGCTGGCCACCCACAGGCGCGCATGGTTGTGCAAATAACCCGTGGTGTAGAGCATGCGTATGGCGGTGTCAATCACAGGCACGCGGGTGCAAGCGTGGCGCACATCCTCGGGTAGCTCGGTGCTGTACTCGGTATCTGGCAAGACACCTTCGTGCAAGGACTGCGCAATGCCATCGCCTAAATGGTGATGCAAGTGTTGAAAATACTCGCGCCAACCCAACTCATAAATCAGCTTGTGTTGCACGCCCACGCGGTACTGGTGGTACATGGCGCTGGCCACATCGGGCACGCTCAAAAAACCATGGGTGAGGTACGGCGACAAATGCGTCACCGCGCCATCCAAGGCGTTGCGGCTGTGCGCATAGTCTTTGGGGCTGACGTAGTCAAGCCGCAGCTGTGCGGCTTCTGGCGTGGGTGGGAATTCGTACATAAGATTTTTGCGATTGTGCCTTGTTCGCTTCGCTACACTTTGGGGCATGCACAGCCAAATGCCCGCCCCCATTGACGCTTGCGCTTGCCCCTTGTGCGGCCAGCCGAATCAATGCGCCATGGAAGCGGCCAAAGTCAGCGGGCAACCCGTTGCCAAGTGCTGGTGCGTGAACGCGTCTTTCTCGCCCGAGCTGCTTGCCCAAGTGCCCGCCGCATCACAACGCAAGGCCTGCATTTGCCAAGCCTGCGCCACGAAAGAAGCACATGGCTGAACGCGGCTCGTTGGCAGACCTACAAAGCCGCTACGGCACACGCCACCGTTGGTTGATGTTGACCACGGTGATGATTGGCTCGATGGCCGCCATCATGTCGTCCACCATCATGAATGTGGGCATTCCCGACATGAGCTTGCAGTTCGGCATTGGTCAAGAGTCGGCGCAGTGGGTGAGCTCTAGCTTCATGGTGGCCATGACGGTGTCCATGCTCACCACGCCTTGGCTGTTGGCACGCTTTGGCTACCGCACCACTTACATGGGTTGCATGTGGGTGCTGTTCACGGCAGGTGTCGCCGGCGGACTCTCCACCGATTACAACTTGGTGCTAGCGGCACGCGTCATCGAAGGCCTGGCGGCTGGCGTGGTGCAACCCATTCCGGCCATCATCATCTTGCGGGCATTTGATACTTCAGAGCAAGGCCGAGCCAACAGTTTCTTTGGCATGGGCGTGGTGCTGGCCCCCGCGCTGGGTCCCAGCATCGGCGGTTTGTTGGTGGACTGGATGAGTTGGCGCGCGCTGTTTTTCATGGTGGTGCCGTTTTGCATGGTGTCCATGTGGATGGCCATGCGCTACGTGCCCACCACCGCACCAGGCGGCGTGAGCGCCAACCACGGCAGGCCCTCGCTGGATTTGGGCGGACTCGCACTTGCCACCGTGGGCACCTTGTGCTTGCTCAATGGCTTGGTGATGTTGCACAGCGGCAATGTGACCGCCTCTCTCAGCTTGATTGGCGCAGCAGTGTTATGCACAGTGGGCTTTGTGGCGTGGCAACGTGTACAAACTCAAAACGATGGCAAACCACTGATGAACTTGGCTTTGTTCACGCATAGACCATTTGCCATGGGGACCACCGTGGCCTTCATTTACGGCATTGCCATGTTTGGCTCCACCTATTTGTTGCCCTTGTATTTGCAACTCGGCTTAGGTCTGTCACCCAGCTATGTGGGCACTTTGTTGTTGCCATCAGGCTTGCTGTTGGCGTTCACCATTGCCATCGTGGGCCGCTACTCGAGCACACACCCTACACACTTGATGGTGAGCTTTGGCTTGGTGTTACTGGCACTTTCTTTTGCGCTCATGCTCACCGTGAATTTGCAAACAGGTTTGTGGGTGCTGGTGGCCTTTGCCATTTTGGGACGCGTGGGCTTGGGCTTTATCTTGCCCTCACTCAACATCGGCGCCATGCGTGGCATGGACAGCAACTTGATTCCTCAAGGCGCCAGCGTCATCAACTTTTTGCGCATGCTAGGCGGCGCAGCGGGTGTGAGCCTGTGCGGCATTTTGTTGGAATGGCGATTGGCTGTGCACGGGGATTCGCTCACCAACCCAAAAACGTCGGCCATGCGCTTGGCGGCGTTTGACGAAGTGTTTTTGATGCTCGCGTTGGTTTGCATGCTGGCACTCTTAGCGGCGTGGCGCATTCGCCAACCGCACCAACACACCCATTGATCTTGAATTGAACCGCCATGTGCCAACTGCTCGGACTGAATTGCAAAAACCCCACAGACGCGACCTTCAGCTTCAGCGGCTTCGCGCAACGCGCTGGTGTGACCGACCACCACGCCGATGGCTGGGGCATTGCGTTCTTTGAAGGCTCCGAGCAAGACCGCGGCCTGCGTCACTTCATCGACCACTTGCCAGCCAGCACATCGCCCGTGGCCGAACTGATTCGCAAGTACCCCATCAAAAGCCGCAACGTCATTTCCCACATTCGCAAGGCCACGCAAGGCGTGGTGGCACTTGAGAATTGCCACCCCTTTGTGCGCGAGCTGTGGGGCC from Limnohabitans curvus carries:
- a CDS encoding FAD-binding domain-containing protein, with translation MYEFPPTPEAAQLRLDYVSPKDYAHSRNALDGAVTHLSPYLTHGFLSVPDVASAMYHQYRVGVQHKLIYELGWREYFQHLHHHLGDGIAQSLHEGVLPDTEYSTELPEDVRHACTRVPVIDTAIRMLYTTGYLHNHARLWVASYIVHLRKVHWRVAADWMYSHLLDGDVASNYLGWQWVAATGSSKPYLFNADTVEKFAPEIWHSRATSIDVSYELMDILARSSATVAQVRKNELAWDEPAVFSEPPADLGFTKPVASDVAGQHVWLVHPWVLADLPKDLPADVVCVAVAFAEHTQAHPWNALRWHFVGERMTALTPHRWFGSADEVLAALAHAQSVQTVAHLCLPDLAAGHVQLRPAPRLFRHLDKPMDSFSKWWVQVNKNVRHLQQLVYPLPARPPAS
- a CDS encoding cysteine-rich CWC family protein — translated: MHSQMPAPIDACACPLCGQPNQCAMEAAKVSGQPVAKCWCVNASFSPELLAQVPAASQRKACICQACATKEAHG
- a CDS encoding MFS transporter, producing the protein MAERGSLADLQSRYGTRHRWLMLTTVMIGSMAAIMSSTIMNVGIPDMSLQFGIGQESAQWVSSSFMVAMTVSMLTTPWLLARFGYRTTYMGCMWVLFTAGVAGGLSTDYNLVLAARVIEGLAAGVVQPIPAIIILRAFDTSEQGRANSFFGMGVVLAPALGPSIGGLLVDWMSWRALFFMVVPFCMVSMWMAMRYVPTTAPGGVSANHGRPSLDLGGLALATVGTLCLLNGLVMLHSGNVTASLSLIGAAVLCTVGFVAWQRVQTQNDGKPLMNLALFTHRPFAMGTTVAFIYGIAMFGSTYLLPLYLQLGLGLSPSYVGTLLLPSGLLLAFTIAIVGRYSSTHPTHLMVSFGLVLLALSFALMLTVNLQTGLWVLVAFAILGRVGLGFILPSLNIGAMRGMDSNLIPQGASVINFLRMLGGAAGVSLCGILLEWRLAVHGDSLTNPKTSAMRLAAFDEVFLMLALVCMLALLAAWRIRQPHQHTH